In Candidatus Paceibacterota bacterium, the following proteins share a genomic window:
- the rpsL gene encoding 30S ribosomal protein S12, giving the protein MSTIQQLIRHPRKKVRRKSKTPALQKNFNYIQNKPSISKKGNPFKRGVCVKVGTMTPKKPNSALRKIARVKLTNGVEVTAYIPGIGHTLQEHSVVVIRGGRVKDLPGVRYHIVRGVLDATGVEGRRQERSKYGMKKPKQ; this is encoded by the coding sequence ATGTCAACAATACAACAATTGATTAGGCATCCGAGGAAGAAAGTGCGCAGAAAATCAAAGACTCCGGCGCTACAGAAGAATTTTAATTATATACAGAACAAACCTTCGATCAGCAAGAAAGGCAATCCTTTCAAACGAGGCGTTTGCGTGAAGGTTGGAACAATGACCCCGAAGAAACCGAATTCGGCCCTCCGAAAGATCGCAAGGGTTAAGCTTACGAATGGCGTCGAGGTTACCGCCTACATTCCGGGAATCGGACACACCCTCCAGGAACACTCTGTGGTTGTGATCAGGGGCGGAAGAGTGAAAGATCTTCCGGGCGTGAGATATCACATCGTCCGAGGCGTTCTGGATGCGACCGGCGTTGAAGGAAGAAGACAGGAAAGAAGCAAGTACGGCATGAAGAAGCCCAAACAATAA
- a CDS encoding site-2 protease family protein, whose protein sequence is MNETLQIFSIIVLIFSAVIHEYAHGWMADKLGDPTARYMGRLTLNPLAHLDPMGSVVVPILLLATTGFMVGWAKPVPYNPYNLKDQKNGPALVGLAGPGSNLLIALIFGIVIKIFLLQGAAVNDKFVMLFGVIVLYNILLALFNLMPIPPLDGSKILFHLMPYSMHEVREFLERNYVLLLFAFILFGFDYIVVPMLVYLFAFVTGSHDLLFVILSS, encoded by the coding sequence ATGAATGAGACTCTTCAGATATTTTCAATAATCGTGCTTATTTTTTCCGCAGTGATCCATGAATATGCGCATGGCTGGATGGCGGACAAACTTGGGGATCCGACTGCCAGATATATGGGCAGGCTCACCCTGAACCCGCTCGCGCATCTTGATCCGATGGGTTCGGTCGTTGTTCCCATCTTGCTTCTTGCCACTACGGGCTTTATGGTGGGGTGGGCGAAGCCGGTTCCATATAATCCATACAACCTGAAAGACCAGAAAAACGGTCCGGCGCTGGTGGGGCTTGCGGGGCCCGGTTCGAATCTTCTGATCGCCCTCATTTTCGGGATAGTGATAAAGATATTCCTGCTTCAAGGCGCGGCGGTCAATGACAAGTTCGTGATGCTTTTCGGCGTGATAGTGCTCTATAACATTCTTCTCGCGCTTTTTAATCTCATGCCCATCCCTCCTCTTGACGGTTCGAAAATACTTTTTCATTTGATGCCATATTCAATGCATGAAGTGAGGGAGTTTCTGGAGAGAAATTATGTGCTGCTTCTCTTCGCCTTCATCTTGTTCGGGTTTGACTATATCGTGGTCCCCATGTTGGTTTATTTGTTTGCGTTTGTCACCGGAAGCCATGATCTTCTATTCGTAATTCTGAGTTCATAG
- the rpmB gene encoding 50S ribosomal protein L28, with product MSRACQVCGRGTRSSQSRSHSNIATKRKQFINVQKRSIDGETIKICTKCLKTKSKNKLQ from the coding sequence ATGAGCAGAGCATGTCAAGTTTGCGGCCGGGGCACAAGATCCAGCCAGTCAAGAAGCCATTCGAATATCGCAACAAAGAGAAAGCAATTCATCAATGTCCAAAAAAGAAGCATCGATGGCGAAACGATCAAGATCTGCACGAAATGCCTGAAAACAAAGTCAAAGAACAAGCTGCAATAA
- a CDS encoding DUF5661 family protein, with protein MSEKKHFSIDEAERVGRSIGIKWDKFDVEQFRMGMDVELEHGLVDPSTNVTDDDPVLTGKIALAHLNEYPDYYTRLEKMEDEAERHFGKK; from the coding sequence ATGAGCGAGAAGAAACATTTCTCTATTGACGAGGCGGAAAGAGTGGGGAGGTCCATCGGGATAAAATGGGATAAGTTCGACGTCGAGCAATTCAGAATGGGCATGGATGTCGAGCTTGAACACGGCCTTGTCGATCCGAGCACCAATGTCACAGATGATGACCCGGTCCTGACAGGGAAGATAGCGCTTGCTCATCTCAATGAATATCCGGACTATTATACGCGTCTGGAGAAGATGGAGGATGAGGCTGAAAGACATTTCGGCAAAAAATAG